In one window of Candidatus Zixiibacteriota bacterium DNA:
- a CDS encoding aryl-sulfate sulfotransferase produces MKKMLTLAIMVCIMITASTGLYAHQLSHKLQYVSPLPDAKLVTKETTIILRTGEYLSTYDISKFQDVKIVGSESGNHDFETIISDDDKTAILKPYFDFEPGEVVTVTFRDKSSYNFTISPKNHPLLTESDWKEVYCDIFSQEDLISQPKPQDDLALDRDVSLPSDFPPITVTINNNPSPGYVFMNSVPGVYPSYIMIIENDGTPIYYQKLSLWSFDFKKQHGYLTYNEFPQPRPGVVHATYYAMDQTYTVIDSFKCGNGYYAFPADMDLSVDFHALMMSYDPQTVDMSVIVPGGDTAATVIGLIVQEIDSLKNVVFQWRSWDHFQITDATFDVNLLAPVIDYVHGNSVAWDGDGNIITSCRHMDEVTKIDRTTGDIIWRLGGIHCENNMFTFVNDTSGFSHQHDFVRMDNGNYTVYDNGNLHSPQFSRAVEYEIDTLAMTCTEVWEFRDSPDLYGSANGNVQRQPNGNTFICWGKTWPNMVEVQSNGTKEHELTLPTGTGRTFKAYRFSWTGIASVPYLVVENIDDGFHLIFNKFGDFPDWYKIYMDTIPNPTTAIDSTMNTYLDITDVDCGKTYYFRVTAIDYTHFESDYSNEESGKALMAYLPGDCNGDDIVMGSDVIFGVNYFRGGIIPPFTCWNDSTGSWHYVSADANGDCQFIGSDITYMVNYFKGGSAPAYCPQTPPFEE; encoded by the coding sequence ATGAAAAAAATGTTAACATTGGCTATCATGGTTTGTATTATGATAACCGCATCGACTGGGCTTTATGCTCATCAACTGAGCCATAAGCTTCAATATGTATCGCCCTTGCCGGATGCGAAATTGGTTACTAAGGAAACCACAATTATTCTTCGTACCGGAGAATATCTTTCCACTTATGATATAAGCAAATTTCAGGATGTTAAAATTGTCGGCAGCGAAAGCGGCAATCATGATTTTGAAACAATCATTTCGGATGATGACAAGACCGCTATTTTAAAGCCATATTTTGATTTTGAGCCGGGTGAGGTAGTAACGGTTACATTTAGAGACAAATCATCATATAACTTTACGATTTCACCTAAAAATCATCCCTTATTGACAGAATCCGATTGGAAAGAAGTGTATTGCGATATATTTTCTCAGGAAGATTTAATCTCACAGCCAAAACCTCAGGATGATTTAGCGCTTGATAGAGATGTTTCATTACCTTCGGATTTTCCTCCCATTACCGTAACAATAAACAATAATCCATCGCCCGGATATGTATTTATGAACTCAGTGCCAGGCGTATATCCATCCTACATTATGATTATTGAGAATGATGGAACACCTATATATTATCAAAAATTGTCGTTATGGAGTTTTGATTTCAAAAAACAGCATGGCTATTTAACTTATAATGAATTTCCTCAGCCGCGGCCAGGTGTTGTACATGCAACTTATTATGCTATGGATCAAACCTATACAGTTATAGATTCTTTTAAATGTGGGAATGGTTATTATGCATTTCCTGCTGATATGGATTTAAGCGTTGATTTCCATGCTTTGATGATGTCTTATGATCCTCAAACAGTTGATATGAGTGTAATCGTCCCTGGCGGCGATACTGCCGCAACCGTAATAGGTCTTATAGTCCAGGAAATTGATTCCTTAAAAAATGTAGTATTCCAATGGCGAAGTTGGGATCATTTCCAGATTACTGATGCCACATTTGATGTTAATCTACTTGCTCCGGTTATTGATTATGTTCATGGAAACTCTGTTGCGTGGGATGGTGACGGCAATATTATAACATCTTGCAGGCACATGGATGAAGTTACTAAAATTGACCGTACAACCGGCGATATTATTTGGAGGCTGGGCGGCATACATTGTGAAAATAATATGTTTACTTTTGTCAACGATACCAGCGGATTTTCTCATCAGCACGATTTCGTAAGAATGGACAATGGAAATTATACGGTCTATGATAATGGCAATCTTCACTCGCCTCAGTTTTCAAGAGCTGTCGAATATGAAATTGACACGTTGGCAATGACCTGTACTGAAGTTTGGGAGTTCCGCGACAGTCCGGATTTATATGGTTCGGCTAATGGTAATGTACAGAGGCAGCCTAATGGCAACACTTTTATATGCTGGGGAAAAACCTGGCCAAATATGGTGGAGGTGCAATCTAATGGTACAAAAGAGCATGAATTAACACTTCCTACAGGCACAGGGCGTACTTTTAAAGCATACCGTTTTTCCTGGACAGGAATTGCCTCGGTTCCTTACTTGGTTGTTGAGAACATCGATGATGGTTTTCATTTAATCTTCAACAAATTCGGCGATTTTCCCGATTGGTATAAAATATATATGGATACCATACCCAATCCGACTACAGCTATCGATTCAACGATGAATACCTATCTTGACATAACCGATGTTGACTGCGGCAAAACATACTATTTCCGGGTAACCGCAATAGATTATACCCATTTTGAAAGCGATTATTCCAATGAGGAATCAGGCAAGGCTCTTATGGCATATCTTCCCGGCGACTGTAATGGCGATGATATTGTTATGGGCAGTGATGTTATTTTTGGCGTTAATTACTTTAGAGGCGGCATCATTCCGCCATTTACCTGTTGGAACGATTCGACCGGCTCATGGCATTATGTTAGCGCAGATGCTAACGGCGACTGTCAGTTTATCGGTTCGGATATAACTTATATGGTTAATTATTTCAAGGGCGGTTCAGCGCCTGCATATTGTCCGCAGACCCCGCCGTTTGAGGAGTAA
- a CDS encoding aryl-sulfate sulfotransferase, translating into MKNNRYLIIIFIIVIMAISNIYADSWRDSFQYLSPIPGAELVNKETTIILRQGKILNNNQSDFASLAIIEGSISGNHEYNLVISDDQKTIILKPLIPFTAGEIVSIDFSENFKIITGQPIGDINFKFTISPLLPNQLNEYLIEEEFLDYPNTQNITTAESFKSEDAILDIHPSLPSDLHLPTVNIFNNPDEGYVFVAKHRPLGRTYLMILDNTGYPVYYQQMRNVVTDFKKQPNNLLSYYLYGNNFFTVMDSTYTIIDTYACGNGYNANHHDFQMIDRGHVLLIAYDTQLIDMNELVPGGNPNCLVKGLIIQELDSLKNVVFQWRSWDHFEITDATHMDFTSNTLDYVHGNAIELDNDRNFLISSRHMDEITKINRHTGEIIWRLGGLHNEFEFIGDTCGFSRQHDIRRLANGNITLFDNGLFHTPQFSRAVEYELDEENKTCALVWEFRDTPDIFGAVNGSVQRLPNGNTMIGWGGPSPITMTEVSPDGVKEFELSLEGAPSTWSYRSFRFPWQGIAQAPYLLAEELNPGFHLIFNKFGDTNVVKYYIYMDENPEPTTLVDSTSNTYLDIFQALGGHTYYIRVTAVDDQATESNYSNEIAITATIAYNYFPGNMNGDLHIDVGDVVFGVNYFKGGSHPPDSCWNDSSSNWFYCAGDVNGDCWFTGSDITYMVVYLRGAHYELLYCPQTPPYDAGGE; encoded by the coding sequence ATGAAAAATAATCGATACTTAATTATCATTTTTATAATTGTAATAATGGCAATCAGCAATATTTATGCTGACAGTTGGCGGGATTCATTTCAATATCTTTCGCCTATACCCGGAGCCGAGCTGGTTAACAAAGAAACTACTATAATACTCAGGCAGGGGAAAATACTGAACAATAACCAGAGCGATTTTGCCTCACTTGCCATTATTGAGGGTTCTATTAGCGGCAATCACGAATATAATTTGGTAATTTCTGATGACCAAAAAACCATAATACTTAAACCGCTAATTCCCTTTACTGCCGGTGAAATAGTATCAATTGACTTTTCCGAAAACTTTAAAATAATCACTGGCCAGCCAATCGGCGATATAAACTTCAAATTTACTATTTCGCCGCTGCTGCCAAATCAGCTTAATGAATACCTTATTGAGGAAGAATTTCTCGATTATCCCAATACCCAAAATATAACAACTGCTGAAAGTTTCAAAAGTGAAGATGCCATTCTTGACATTCACCCATCATTGCCGTCTGATTTACATTTGCCTACAGTAAACATATTTAACAACCCCGATGAAGGTTATGTTTTTGTTGCCAAACATCGCCCCTTAGGCAGAACCTACCTTATGATTCTTGATAACACAGGATATCCGGTTTATTATCAACAAATGAGAAATGTAGTAACCGATTTTAAAAAACAACCAAACAACTTATTATCTTATTATTTATATGGCAACAACTTCTTTACTGTCATGGATTCAACTTATACTATTATTGATACATATGCTTGCGGAAATGGCTATAATGCCAACCACCATGATTTTCAGATGATTGACAGAGGCCATGTATTGCTAATAGCTTATGATACGCAACTCATAGATATGAACGAGCTTGTGCCAGGCGGAAATCCTAATTGTCTCGTTAAGGGGCTAATAATTCAAGAGCTTGACTCCTTGAAAAATGTAGTATTTCAATGGCGGAGTTGGGACCATTTTGAAATTACTGATGCTACGCATATGGACTTTACCAGCAATACGTTAGATTATGTTCACGGAAATGCTATTGAGCTTGATAATGATAGAAACTTTTTGATTTCAAGCCGGCATATGGACGAAATCACAAAGATAAACCGCCATACCGGCGAAATTATCTGGCGGCTGGGAGGACTACATAACGAGTTCGAGTTTATAGGCGATACCTGCGGCTTTTCTCGTCAACACGATATAAGAAGATTGGCTAATGGCAATATCACGCTTTTTGATAATGGCTTATTTCATACGCCCCAATTTTCCAGGGCGGTTGAATATGAATTGGATGAAGAGAATAAAACATGTGCGCTCGTATGGGAATTTCGAGATACTCCTGATATATTCGGCGCTGTTAACGGAAGCGTACAAAGGCTTCCGAATGGAAACACTATGATTGGCTGGGGTGGTCCTTCGCCAATTACAATGACGGAAGTAAGTCCTGATGGCGTTAAAGAATTCGAGTTGTCGCTTGAGGGCGCTCCCTCAACTTGGTCTTATAGGTCATTTCGTTTCCCCTGGCAGGGGATAGCGCAAGCGCCTTATTTATTGGCGGAAGAATTGAATCCGGGATTTCACTTGATTTTCAATAAGTTTGGCGATACAAATGTAGTAAAATATTACATCTATATGGATGAAAATCCCGAACCGACAACGTTAGTTGATTCTACATCAAACACATATCTGGATATATTTCAAGCGCTTGGCGGACATACCTATTATATCAGAGTTACAGCGGTGGATGATCAGGCAACTGAGAGCAATTACTCCAATGAGATTGCCATTACAGCTACTATTGCATACAATTATTTCCCAGGCAATATGAATGGCGATTTACATATTGATGTCGGTGATGTAGTTTTTGGCGTTAATTACTTCAAGGGAGGATCTCATCCGCCCGATTCCTGCTGGAATGATTCAAGCTCAAACTGGTTTTATTGTGCTGGTGATGTCAATGGCGACTGCTGGTTCACAGGCTCGGATATAACATATATGGTTGTATATTTAAGGGGCGCTCATTACGAGTTGTTATATTGTCCGCAAACTCCGCCGTATGATGCGGGAGGCGAGTAG
- a CDS encoding right-handed parallel beta-helix repeat-containing protein: MNKIFILITAYLVFVVLTVSATIINIPADLSSIQMGINASLDGDTVLVHPGTYSENINFNGHNIVLGSLYITTGDTLYIDSTVVDGGLSGSVVIFENDEDSTAVITGITLQYGYTFFGGGGIKCSYSNPTISYNTIKNNVASAGGGIYCINSDAVITNNNIIGNRSNYFYPFEDGAGGGICCKNSNPVISFNTIMQDSARFGGGIYCDSSSPDIVDNLITSDTATIGGGIYCLNSDPFISNNDIVQNSVGNEGGGIYCFQSNPEITQNTIEYNYADSRGGGISCIESEPAIIDNNISSNEAYIGGGINCEDNANPTIDDNSITLNSAVVGGGGIRCCNASEPAINNNDIIENNACHGGGIYIGNNACPTISHNFISDNFAENNGGGISVDDNSNPTISFNDLTDNSVNLEGGGIHCLDSYSIISNNTISGNTAYQGGAIACDNSNPAISKCIIKGNLSYFGGGIFCVDGSVPQIFNIVAVDNSARFFGGAIACWGSYPVIVNSILWTNSATNDPEINIEYGSAPMIMYCNINDSIPGDGNINVEPLFRDTENNDYHLMAIECGDSCDSPLIDAGNPNNEDDSLDCDWGLGTLISDMGAYGGGIAQLGIDDNESVKTPERITLSQNYPNPFNAVTTIHYNLPTASDIVIDIYDILGRRVEALYKGQQQAGKHSIIWNADRFSSGAYFYKLTADDFRQTRKMMLLK, translated from the coding sequence ATGAATAAGATCTTTATCCTGATAACTGCATATCTGGTGTTTGTCGTTCTAACCGTATCAGCGACAATAATTAACATTCCGGCAGACTTGTCGTCTATTCAAATGGGCATAAATGCCAGCCTTGATGGCGATACCGTTTTAGTCCATCCGGGAACTTATTCGGAAAACATCAATTTTAATGGCCACAATATCGTTCTCGGTTCGTTATATATAACCACAGGGGATACATTATATATAGACTCTACTGTCGTCGATGGTGGCTTGTCGGGATCTGTCGTAATCTTTGAAAACGATGAAGATAGCACTGCCGTAATCACCGGCATAACACTGCAATACGGATACACATTCTTTGGCGGCGGTGGAATTAAATGCAGTTATTCCAATCCCACAATCAGCTATAATACTATTAAAAACAATGTAGCCAGCGCCGGCGGCGGAATTTATTGTATAAACTCTGACGCGGTAATAACCAATAATAATATTATAGGCAACCGAAGTAACTATTTTTATCCATTTGAGGATGGTGCGGGCGGCGGTATCTGCTGTAAAAATTCCAACCCTGTGATAAGCTTCAATACAATCATGCAGGATTCAGCCAGGTTTGGCGGCGGGATTTATTGCGATAGTTCCAGCCCTGATATTGTCGATAATTTAATAACCAGCGATACAGCCACTATAGGCGGCGGAATATACTGCCTCAATTCTGACCCCTTTATCTCTAATAATGATATAGTTCAAAATTCTGTTGGTAATGAAGGCGGCGGGATATATTGTTTTCAATCTAATCCGGAGATAACACAGAATACAATCGAATACAATTATGCTGACAGCAGAGGCGGCGGCATTTCCTGCATTGAATCTGAACCAGCCATCATTGATAATAATATAAGCAGCAATGAGGCATATATAGGCGGCGGTATAAACTGCGAGGATAATGCAAATCCGACAATAGATGACAACTCTATTACTTTAAACTCAGCAGTAGTTGGTGGCGGCGGTATTCGATGCTGTAACGCTTCTGAACCTGCAATTAATAATAATGACATTATCGAGAATAACGCCTGCCACGGCGGTGGTATTTACATCGGGAATAATGCTTGTCCTACAATAAGTCATAATTTTATTAGCGATAACTTTGCTGAAAACAACGGCGGCGGCATTTCAGTTGATGATAATTCAAACCCGACAATCAGTTTTAATGACTTAACTGATAATTCAGTAAATTTAGAAGGCGGTGGGATACATTGTCTTGATTCGTATTCTATAATCAGCAATAACACGATTAGCGGCAACACTGCTTATCAAGGCGGCGCCATCGCCTGCGACAACTCTAACCCGGCAATAAGCAAGTGTATTATCAAAGGTAACTTATCATATTTTGGCGGGGGCATATTTTGTGTGGATGGTTCCGTTCCGCAGATCTTTAATATTGTGGCTGTCGATAATTCAGCGAGGTTTTTTGGTGGGGCGATTGCCTGCTGGGGCTCATATCCGGTCATTGTCAATTCGATTCTATGGACCAATTCGGCAACAAATGACCCAGAAATTAATATTGAATATGGCAGCGCGCCTATGATTATGTACTGCAACATTAACGACAGTATTCCTGGCGATGGCAATATTAATGTAGAGCCGCTGTTTCGCGACACCGAAAACAACGATTACCATCTAATGGCTATAGAATGCGGCGATTCTTGTGATTCGCCCCTAATTGATGCCGGCAATCCGAACAATGAGGATGATTCGCTCGATTGCGACTGGGGGCTGGGAACGTTGATAAGCGACATGGGCGCTTATGGCGGCGGCATAGCCCAGCTTGGCATTGATGATAACGAGTCTGTGAAAACGCCGGAGCGGATTACACTGAGTCAAAATTACCCCAACCCATTTAACGCTGTTACAACTATTCACTACAACCTGCCGACAGCCTCTGATATTGTCATCGACATCTACGACATCCTTGGCCGCAGGGTAGAGGCATTGTACAAAGGCCAACAGCAGGCTGGGAAGCATTCGATAATTTGGAATGCAGACAGGTTCTCATCGGGGGCATATTTCTATAAGCTGACTGCCGATGATTTCAGGCAGACTCGGAAGATGATGCTGTTGAAATAG